In a single window of the Dromaius novaehollandiae isolate bDroNov1 chromosome 17, bDroNov1.hap1, whole genome shotgun sequence genome:
- the FZD10 gene encoding frizzled-10 — MGPAMRSCVRTVLVLGWLPCFCAGISSIDIDRPGDGRCQPIEIPMCKDIGYNMTRMPNLMGHENQREAAIQLHEFAPLVEYGCHSHLKFFLCSLYAPMCTEQVSTPIPACRVMCEQARLKCSPIMEQFNFKWPDSLDCSKLPNKNDPNYLCMEAPNNGSDEPPRGSSMLPPMFRPQRPSSAHDLQQHKDSLSRASCENPGKFHHVEKSASCAPLCTPGVDVYWSKDDKQFAVIWIAIWSILCFFSSAFTVLTFLIDPQRFKYPERPIIFLSMCYCVYSVGYIIRLFSGAESIACDRDSGQLYVIQEGLESTGCTIVFLVLYYFGMASSLWWVILTLTWFLAAGKKWGHEAIEANSSYFHLAAWAIPAVKTIMILVMRRVAGDELTGLCYVGSMDVNALTGFVLIPLACYLIIGTSFILSGFVALFHIRRVMKTGGENTDKLEKLMVRIGVFSVLYTVPATCVIACYFYERLNMDYWKIVATQQKCKMNNQTKNLDCMMNNSIPAVEIFMVKIFMLLVVGITSGMWIWTSKTLQSWQNVCSRRLKKRSRRKPASVITSSGIYKKSQHPQKTHHAKYESTLQPPTCV, encoded by the coding sequence ATGGGGCCGGCGATGAGGAGCTGCGTGCGGACTGTCCTGGTGCTCGGCTGGCTGCCCTGCTTCTGCGCGGGGATCAGCTCCATAGACATTGACCGCCCCGGTGACGGGAGGTGCCAGCCTATAGAAATCCCCATGTGCAAGGATATAGGGTACAACATGACGAGGATGCCCAACCTGATGGGCCATGAAAACCAGAGGGAAGCTGCCATTCAGCTGCACGAGTTCGCCCCGTTGGTGGAGTACGGTTGCCACAGCCATCTGAaatttttcctctgctctctctATGCCCCTATGTGCACGGAGCAGGTCTCTACACCAATCCCTGCCTGCAGGGTTATGTGTGAGCAGGCGAGGCTGAAATGCTCTCCTATTATGGAGCAGTTCAATTTTAAGTGGCCAGACTCCTTAGACTGCAGCAAACTGCCCAACAAGAATGACCCCAATTACCTCTGCATGGAAGCCCCGAACAACGGGTCAGATGAGCCCCCCAGAGGATCCAGCATGCTGCCACCCATGTTTCGGCCGCAGAGGCCCAGCAGCGCTCATGATCTGCAGCAGCACAAGGACAGCCTCAGCAGAGCCTCCTGTGAAAATCCTGGCAAGTTCCACCATGTGGAGAAGAGTGCGTCCTGTGCCCCGCTCTGCACGCCGGGGGTTGATGTTTACTGGAGTAAGGATGACAAACAGTTTGCTGTCATTTGGATTGCCATCTGGTCCATTCTGTGCTTCTTCTCCAGTGCTTTTACTGTACTTACTTTCCTGATAGATCCTCAGCGTTTCAAGTACCCCGAGAGGCCCATTATCTTCCTTTCTATGTGCTACTGTGTCTACTCAGTGGGGTACATTATCCGCCTCTTTTCAGGTGCTGAAAGCATAGCCTGTGATAGGGACAGTGGCCAGCTCTATGTCATCCAGGAAGGACTGGAGAGCACTGGCTGCACCATTGTGTTCCTGGTTCTATATTACTTTGGTATGGCGAGCTCCTTATGGTGGGTTATCTTGACTTTAACTTGGTTTCTAGCAGCTGGGAAAAAATGGGGGCACGAAGCAATTGAAGCAAACAGTAGCTACTTTCACTTGGCAGCGTGGGCCATTCCCGCTGTGAAGACTATAATGATCCTAGTTATGAGAAGGGTAGCTGGAGATGAGCTGACAGGGTTGTGCTATGTTGGAAGCATGGATGTGAATGCCTTGACTGGGTTTGTACTCATTCCTTTGGCTTGTTATCTAATCATTGGcacttcttttattctttctggttTTGTGGCCCTTTTTCATATCAGGAGGGTGATGAAAACAGGTGGAGAAAATACTGACAAGTTGGAGAAACTTATGGTCAGGATTGGTGTCTTCTCAGTCTTGTACACAGTGCCTGCGACTTGTGTGATAGCCTGCTATTTTTATGAGAGACTTAATATGGATTATTGGAAAATCGTGGCAACTCAACAGAAATGCAAGATGAACAATCAGACTAAAAATTTAGACTGCATGATGAATAACTCTATTCCAGCAGTAGAAATTTTTATGGTCAAAATTTTTATGCTATTAGTTGTTGGCATTACTAGTGGTATGTGGATCTGGACTTCCAAGACTCTTCAGTCCTGGCAAAATGTTTGTAGTCGAAGATTAAAGAAGAGAAGTAGGAGAAAACCTGCAAGTGTTATTACAAGTAGTGGAATCTACAAGAAATCTCAGCATCCACAGAAAACTCACCATGCAAAATATGAGTCAACATTACAACCGCCCACTTGTGTGTGA